One genomic segment of Kiritimatiella glycovorans includes these proteins:
- a CDS encoding exonuclease domain-containing protein has translation MMKKEKPTPAYVWFDTEYTTLELENARLLQVAAMITDRDLERLHPPEEDFNRCVRLPRNAGLSSWVKRNLAGLIERCRGPEAVPADEIDGLLCDYIDRWLGLPKDEIELRPVLAGNSIHADWFLARRFCPAFLTRMHYRLLDVSALKIQWKDRGEGEELNKSDPQQVARYFPEADVDRAAEHDALYDIKASAAELAYYRERFGI, from the coding sequence ATGATGAAAAAGGAGAAGCCTACACCCGCGTACGTATGGTTCGACACCGAGTACACCACGCTTGAACTCGAAAACGCGCGGCTGCTGCAGGTCGCGGCGATGATCACCGACCGCGACCTCGAGCGGCTGCACCCCCCGGAGGAGGATTTCAACCGCTGTGTGCGGCTGCCGCGCAATGCCGGGCTGAGTTCCTGGGTGAAACGGAATCTGGCGGGGTTGATCGAGCGCTGCCGCGGACCGGAGGCCGTCCCGGCGGATGAGATCGACGGGCTGCTCTGCGATTATATCGACCGCTGGCTGGGGCTTCCGAAGGACGAGATCGAACTGCGACCGGTGCTCGCCGGCAACAGTATCCACGCCGACTGGTTTCTGGCCCGCCGCTTCTGCCCGGCGTTTCTGACCCGGATGCACTACCGGCTGCTGGATGTTAGCGCGCTGAAGATTCAATGGAAAGACCGCGGCGAGGGAGAGGAACTGAACAAGAGCGATCCGCAGCAGGTGGCGCGCTACTTTCCGGAGGCGGACGTGGACCGCGCCGCCGAACACGACGCCTTGTATGACATCAAGGCCTCGGCCGCCGAGCTGGCCTACTATCGCGAGCGGTTCGGGATTTGA
- a CDS encoding M42 family metallopeptidase, with translation MRKAAKKFLSELVNSIGPSGYEGDVADVWRTEARTFADTVETDVHGNSRAVINPGGGVRVMLAGHYDEIGFLITHIDDQGFLRISPVGGWDAQIAQGQRVKIRGKKETVYGVIGKAPIHLQKSEERKKVPDIRDLWIDIGAANRAGARRRVEVGDPVVVDRGLDEWPGGRAAGKALDDRAGAFVILETARRLARRKIEAEVHAVATVQEEIGLRGARTAAFGIEPQIGIAVDVTFATDHPGLGEVVQRNGKITLGGGPVVTRGPNIHPKIFDLFMDTARREDIPVQVAAESRGTGTDANAIQLNRAGVAAGLLGIPLRYMHSPCEIIDLKDLDRAVALLTAVTARLDTKLDLQPF, from the coding sequence ATGCGTAAGGCGGCAAAGAAGTTTCTGAGCGAACTGGTAAACAGCATCGGCCCGTCAGGGTATGAAGGGGATGTGGCCGACGTGTGGCGGACAGAGGCGCGCACGTTTGCGGATACGGTGGAAACCGACGTCCACGGCAACAGCCGCGCCGTGATCAATCCCGGCGGCGGCGTGCGGGTCATGCTCGCCGGCCACTACGATGAAATCGGCTTTCTGATCACGCATATCGATGACCAGGGCTTTCTGCGCATCTCGCCGGTCGGTGGTTGGGACGCGCAGATCGCGCAGGGTCAGCGGGTGAAGATCCGGGGTAAGAAGGAAACCGTCTACGGCGTGATCGGCAAGGCGCCGATCCACCTCCAGAAGAGCGAAGAGCGGAAGAAGGTGCCGGACATCCGCGATCTGTGGATCGATATCGGGGCCGCGAATAGAGCCGGGGCCAGGCGGCGCGTGGAGGTCGGCGATCCCGTGGTGGTGGACCGCGGGCTGGACGAGTGGCCCGGCGGGCGGGCGGCGGGCAAGGCGCTGGACGACCGCGCCGGCGCGTTCGTCATTCTGGAGACGGCGCGGCGGCTCGCGCGCCGCAAGATCGAGGCCGAAGTGCACGCCGTAGCGACTGTGCAGGAGGAAATCGGCCTGCGCGGAGCGCGCACCGCGGCCTTCGGCATCGAGCCGCAGATCGGAATCGCCGTCGACGTGACCTTTGCCACCGACCACCCCGGGCTGGGCGAGGTGGTCCAGCGCAATGGCAAAATAACCTTGGGAGGCGGGCCGGTGGTGACCCGGGGGCCGAACATTCACCCGAAGATCTTCGACCTGTTCATGGACACCGCCCGGCGCGAGGATATTCCCGTGCAGGTGGCCGCCGAGTCGCGCGGGACCGGGACCGACGCGAACGCGATCCAGCTCAACCGGGCCGGGGTGGCCGCGGGGCTGCTGGGGATTCCGCTGCGCTACATGCACAGCCCCTGTGAAATCATCGACCTGAAAGATCTCGACCGCGCCGTAGCGCTGCTCACGGCCGTAACGGCGCGGCTCGACACGAAACTCGATCTCCAACCCTTCTGA
- a CDS encoding type II secretion system F family protein: MPVYSYTARDRHGEKTGGRLEAAGRPAALSALQRQGLVPIELKEGAVAADGRSGSAERKRLFSGFGFNRAPRMSSRENLLFSRELADLLSSGMKLGHALHTLALRKTGRGRDELVTSLRDDVMQGAALSEAMSRYPKTFSTLYISMIRAGEAAGALPETLEALCTHFERVHGAREKVAMALVYPGIVLSLGILTLLGLVIFIIPRFSAVFEELGGTLPLMTRMLIGGSRFLLDYGWAVVLVLGVLVWLARRWLRTPNGILWWDRSQLRWPVLKGITASNAYANFARTLETLVRNGVPILQALSIVEQTVGNAVIAREIHAARERVTDGSSIAAPLAAGGVFPVALTDMLAIGEQSGDLAGALRHIGRRYERRLEHAIALLTTILEPVLILFVAIMVGFVAISMLTAVFDLTSGLQM, from the coding sequence ATGCCTGTCTACAGCTATACTGCGCGCGACCGCCACGGTGAAAAGACCGGCGGAAGGCTTGAGGCGGCGGGTCGCCCCGCCGCGCTGAGCGCGCTTCAGCGTCAGGGACTGGTGCCGATCGAACTGAAGGAGGGGGCGGTCGCCGCGGATGGACGGTCGGGTAGCGCTGAGCGGAAACGGCTTTTCTCGGGATTCGGGTTCAACCGCGCCCCCCGCATGTCCTCCCGCGAGAATCTCCTGTTCTCGCGGGAACTCGCCGACCTGCTCTCTTCCGGTATGAAACTGGGCCACGCCCTGCATACGCTCGCTTTGAGAAAGACCGGCCGGGGGCGGGATGAGCTGGTGACGTCGCTGCGCGACGACGTGATGCAGGGCGCCGCGCTTTCCGAGGCGATGAGCCGCTACCCGAAGACGTTCTCGACGCTCTACATCAGCATGATCCGCGCCGGCGAGGCGGCGGGCGCACTGCCCGAGACGCTCGAGGCGCTCTGTACGCACTTCGAGCGTGTGCACGGTGCGCGGGAGAAAGTGGCCATGGCCCTGGTCTATCCGGGGATCGTGCTCAGCCTGGGGATCCTCACGCTGCTCGGCCTGGTGATCTTTATCATCCCGCGGTTCTCCGCCGTGTTCGAGGAACTCGGCGGCACCCTGCCGCTGATGACGCGGATGCTGATCGGCGGCAGCCGCTTTCTGCTCGACTACGGCTGGGCGGTCGTGCTCGTGCTCGGCGTGCTGGTGTGGCTGGCGCGCCGCTGGCTGCGTACGCCGAACGGGATCCTGTGGTGGGACCGCAGCCAGCTCCGCTGGCCGGTGCTCAAGGGCATCACGGCCTCCAACGCCTACGCAAATTTCGCGAGGACACTGGAGACCCTGGTCCGCAACGGCGTCCCCATCCTCCAGGCGCTCTCGATCGTCGAGCAGACCGTCGGCAATGCCGTGATCGCCCGCGAGATCCACGCCGCGCGCGAGCGGGTGACGGACGGATCGAGCATAGCCGCGCCGCTCGCCGCCGGCGGGGTGTTCCCGGTTGCGCTGACCGATATGCTGGCGATCGGCGAGCAGTCCGGAGACCTGGCCGGGGCCCTGCGGCACATCGGGCGGCGGTATGAGCGGCGGCTCGAGCATGCCATCGCCCTGCTGACGACCATTCTGGAGCCGGTCCTGATCCTCTTCGTGGCGATCATGGTGGGGTTTGTCGCGATCAGTATGCTTACCGCGGTATTCGACCTCACCAGCGGACTGCAGATGTGA
- the gspG gene encoding type II secretion system major pseudopilin GspG — protein sequence MKRKERRTAGRAAREGFTLIEILLVVVIIGILVGIAVPRFTGRVEQSRVAAAESTLKSISTALDLYELDMGRYPDDLEALEKQPEGADNWRGPYLKSGIPEDPWGQEYVYKHPGTHNPHGYDLHSLGPQGGEPITNWE from the coding sequence ATGAAACGCAAGGAAAGACGGACGGCGGGGCGGGCGGCCCGCGAGGGATTCACGCTGATCGAGATCCTGCTGGTGGTCGTGATCATCGGCATCCTGGTCGGGATCGCCGTGCCGCGGTTTACCGGTCGCGTGGAGCAGTCGCGCGTCGCGGCCGCGGAGTCGACGCTCAAGAGCATCAGTACCGCGCTCGACCTGTACGAGCTGGATATGGGGCGCTATCCGGATGATCTGGAGGCGCTGGAGAAGCAGCCCGAGGGGGCGGACAACTGGCGCGGCCCCTATCTCAAAAGCGGTATCCCCGAAGATCCCTGGGGACAGGAATATGTCTATAAACATCCCGGCACGCACAACCCGCACGGCTACGACCTCCATTCCCTGGGCCCCCAGGGCGGCGAGCCGATCACGAACTGGGAGTAG
- a CDS encoding pilus assembly FimT family protein, with protein MSINIPARTTRTATTSIPWAPRAASRSRTGSRRRPRRAFSLIEVLLVVAIVMIAGVVTVPMMARSFEGSRLRMSTRALVRMHRWARSRAVLEQRALRLEIDPETGRMQILTGRSAPEDDDPRSTAVRRVRSVEEGIDIAEVRVGDDPAVEDGPVRIRYTPGGRCDSFSVILRDSEGHEMTVAVDGVAGKAVIE; from the coding sequence ATGTCTATAAACATCCCGGCACGCACAACCCGCACGGCTACGACCTCCATTCCCTGGGCCCCCAGGGCGGCGAGCCGATCACGAACTGGGAGTAGGCGCCGGCCGCGGCGGGCGTTTTCGCTGATCGAGGTGCTGCTCGTGGTCGCGATCGTGATGATCGCGGGCGTCGTGACGGTTCCGATGATGGCGCGCTCGTTCGAGGGGAGCCGGCTCCGGATGTCGACGCGCGCGCTCGTGCGTATGCACCGCTGGGCGCGCAGCCGGGCCGTGCTCGAGCAGCGGGCCCTGCGGCTGGAGATCGACCCTGAAACGGGGCGGATGCAGATTCTCACCGGACGCTCCGCACCCGAAGACGACGACCCGCGCTCGACCGCGGTCCGCCGCGTGCGTTCGGTGGAAGAGGGGATCGACATAGCGGAGGTGCGCGTCGGCGACGATCCGGCCGTCGAGGACGGGCCTGTGCGAATACGCTATACGCCCGGCGGGCGATGCGACAGCTTTAGCGTCATTCTTCGCGATTCGGAGGGACATGAGATGACGGTGGCGGTCGACGGCGTGGCCGGCAAGGCGGTGATTGAATGA
- a CDS encoding type II secretion system protein, giving the protein MKRRRAAKRGLTLIEVLLAVVILGISSSAILVGVSRCLAVIRKARHYENARRFLYRVELEHPLDREDIEASDRSGSFEGVAGYSWTREIEPVDPEFRPGLYRVSTRVLWSDRGEERAEEVTTYVYRPEED; this is encoded by the coding sequence ATGAAACGGCGGCGGGCGGCAAAGCGCGGATTGACGCTGATCGAGGTCCTGCTCGCCGTGGTGATTCTGGGGATCAGCAGTTCCGCGATCCTCGTCGGCGTCTCGCGGTGCCTCGCGGTCATCCGCAAGGCGCGCCATTACGAAAATGCGCGCCGGTTCCTGTATCGGGTCGAACTCGAGCATCCCCTCGACCGCGAGGATATTGAAGCCTCGGACCGCTCGGGATCGTTCGAGGGGGTGGCGGGATATTCGTGGACGCGGGAAATCGAGCCGGTGGACCCCGAGTTCCGGCCGGGGTTGTACCGGGTGAGCACCCGCGTGCTCTGGAGCGACCGCGGCGAAGAGCGGGCGGAGGAAGTGACGACGTATGTGTACCGTCCGGAAGAGGACTGA
- a CDS encoding PulJ/GspJ family protein, translated as MCTVRKRTDRRGGFTLLEVLLAVAVMLIAFMMAFSTFSAVLTAQRKGREHLEALHHGDFVAERLVTALRSAAWFRDQSEAYGFHLDNRGGALPYDEISWVTTSDAFTGPDSPWSVGTHRLYVTVADDVAGEAGLAVKMCSPFADEDARRELEYESVSAVVRGLNCRIYDVETETWLEEWEDTNRIPALVELTVYAEGPEEDSEPVSYRRLVRIPVAGFDENKVHFDEDREEEKTEEAR; from the coding sequence ATGTGTACCGTCCGGAAGAGGACTGATCGGCGCGGGGGATTCACCCTGCTCGAGGTGCTGCTGGCGGTGGCCGTGATGCTGATCGCGTTCATGATGGCCTTCAGCACCTTCTCCGCCGTGCTCACCGCGCAGCGCAAGGGCAGGGAGCACCTCGAGGCGTTGCATCACGGCGATTTCGTCGCCGAGCGTCTGGTCACCGCCCTGCGGTCCGCCGCCTGGTTCCGGGACCAGAGCGAGGCCTACGGGTTTCACCTCGACAACCGCGGCGGGGCGCTGCCCTACGACGAGATAAGCTGGGTCACGACGTCCGACGCCTTTACGGGTCCCGATTCGCCCTGGTCGGTGGGGACGCACCGGCTGTACGTGACCGTGGCGGACGACGTTGCGGGGGAGGCGGGTCTGGCGGTGAAGATGTGCTCACCGTTTGCCGATGAAGACGCGCGCCGCGAACTGGAATACGAATCGGTGTCCGCGGTGGTCCGCGGACTGAACTGCCGGATCTATGATGTCGAGACCGAGACGTGGCTGGAGGAGTGGGAGGATACCAATCGCATCCCGGCGCTGGTGGAGCTTACGGTATATGCCGAAGGTCCGGAGGAGGACAGCGAACCCGTGTCGTATCGCCGTCTGGTCCGGATTCCGGTGGCCGGGTTCGACGAGAACAAGGTGCATTTCGATGAGGATCGGGAGGAAGAGAAAACCGAAGAGGCGCGTTGA
- a CDS encoding general secretion pathway protein GspK, whose amino-acid sequence MRIGRKRKPKRRVEQDRGSALIVALWVVLLLSTLVSTFAFEMHVEARIASLQRKRFKARALAEAGIAYARALLDRDRTAFADQFDPADEFSVAAQLVSRGVPVRRHLHPLGAGRFEIDIIPENARRNVHQLSVDEWKELLARGGVPSTLWDSLIDCFLDWIDENDLHRLNGAESDDPYYRERGYEVKDAPLDTVDELLLIKHFTREIVYGGVADDGTRYEGIADSLTVWGGDKLHINAADENTLWTVMALDENQIATVLEGRLGPDGIAGTFDDGFETVQEAGLEGDALTTRVRYYRIRSRGRVGDAVYALEGIFRRSGGELMPVLWEEGEGGDGFESELESESEWEEEGVRDLRGSEKPEA is encoded by the coding sequence ATGAGGATCGGGAGGAAGAGAAAACCGAAGAGGCGCGTTGAGCAGGACCGGGGGTCCGCGCTGATCGTGGCCCTGTGGGTGGTCCTGCTGCTTTCGACGCTCGTCAGCACGTTCGCGTTCGAGATGCACGTGGAGGCGCGGATTGCCTCGCTTCAGCGCAAGAGGTTCAAGGCGCGCGCCCTGGCGGAGGCCGGGATCGCCTACGCCCGCGCGCTGCTCGACCGAGACCGCACCGCCTTCGCCGATCAGTTCGATCCGGCCGACGAATTCTCCGTCGCGGCGCAGCTGGTGTCGCGCGGGGTCCCGGTCCGTCGTCACCTCCACCCACTCGGCGCGGGCCGGTTCGAGATCGATATCATACCCGAGAACGCCCGGCGCAATGTCCACCAGCTCTCCGTCGACGAATGGAAGGAGCTGCTCGCCCGCGGCGGGGTGCCTTCGACGCTGTGGGACTCGCTGATCGACTGTTTTCTCGACTGGATCGACGAGAACGACCTGCACCGGCTCAACGGCGCCGAATCGGACGACCCGTACTACCGCGAGCGGGGCTACGAGGTGAAGGACGCCCCGCTGGACACGGTCGACGAGCTGCTTCTGATCAAGCATTTCACGCGTGAGATCGTATACGGCGGGGTGGCCGATGACGGCACGCGCTACGAAGGTATCGCCGACAGCCTTACGGTCTGGGGTGGTGATAAACTCCATATCAACGCGGCCGACGAAAATACGCTGTGGACGGTGATGGCCCTGGACGAGAATCAGATCGCGACGGTCCTTGAAGGACGCCTGGGACCGGACGGGATCGCCGGCACCTTCGACGACGGATTCGAGACCGTGCAGGAGGCCGGGCTCGAAGGCGATGCGCTCACCACCCGGGTCCGGTACTACCGCATCCGGTCCCGCGGCAGGGTCGGCGATGCGGTTTACGCGCTGGAAGGGATCTTCCGCAGAAGCGGCGGCGAACTGATGCCGGTCCTCTGGGAAGAAGGGGAGGGGGGGGATGGATTTGAGTCAGAGTTAGAATCAGAGTCAGAGTGGGAGGAAGAGGGAGTGAGAGACCTGAGAGGGAGTGAGAAACCTGAGGCCTGA
- a CDS encoding PilN domain-containing protein, translating to MQLRTRTIRSVVASGGTEVDGAVLRRTRDGEVSLDVGHASAVEELAAEARANDEWVAVLGSREVFLRIVDLPSTEDDELAGMAELQLDATCPFPAAQLYYDYEVLERRERSTRAAVAAVRRDRIDRCLEEYRERGSWLCGMDVAVLAWWSMIRPRVSLPDEGVSTVLMFEGGGVDMLLCSEGSPVALRVLDGPEGEDDESRAARLARELEYTLASLESDLGELPGPARIEVWSGAEEESLAAALAKRTGAEAVYRDTGELEPLAAAVARRAEAGRGVNLVPEAPRRQRRERIGRRRFYKATAALAGIWAALLLSGWVAWELRQSAVEELRAKAESMAAPAEEAREIQRRIRSMEQFGDRSRSALECLREVSGLLPEGVELSAYHYRKNRALALRGSGPDDQTVYEFFERLATTELFAELRDQRVMTERREGKRVSQFSVTAVLEDEA from the coding sequence ATGCAGTTGCGCACACGAACGATCAGATCCGTGGTGGCTTCCGGCGGGACGGAAGTGGACGGCGCTGTGCTTCGTCGCACTCGCGACGGCGAGGTGAGCCTGGACGTGGGGCATGCGTCTGCCGTGGAAGAGCTGGCGGCGGAGGCGCGGGCGAATGACGAGTGGGTCGCCGTGCTCGGGAGCCGCGAGGTGTTTCTCCGCATCGTGGATCTCCCCTCCACGGAAGACGATGAGCTGGCCGGGATGGCGGAGCTGCAGCTGGACGCCACCTGCCCGTTTCCCGCCGCCCAGCTCTATTACGACTACGAGGTGCTGGAGCGCCGGGAGCGAAGCACCCGGGCGGCCGTGGCCGCGGTCCGGCGCGACCGTATCGACCGGTGTCTGGAAGAGTATCGTGAGCGCGGATCATGGCTCTGCGGAATGGACGTGGCCGTGCTGGCGTGGTGGTCGATGATACGTCCGCGGGTCTCATTGCCGGATGAGGGCGTCAGTACGGTGTTGATGTTCGAGGGCGGGGGCGTGGACATGCTCCTGTGTTCCGAAGGCTCTCCGGTCGCGTTGCGGGTGCTCGATGGGCCGGAGGGTGAGGACGACGAATCGCGTGCGGCCCGACTGGCGCGCGAACTCGAATACACGCTTGCGTCGCTCGAGTCCGATCTGGGTGAACTGCCGGGCCCCGCCCGCATTGAAGTATGGAGCGGGGCGGAGGAGGAATCGCTGGCTGCGGCCCTGGCGAAGCGGACGGGCGCTGAAGCCGTCTACCGCGACACGGGTGAGCTGGAGCCGCTCGCCGCCGCCGTGGCCCGTCGCGCCGAAGCGGGGCGGGGAGTCAATCTCGTTCCGGAGGCGCCGCGCCGTCAGCGCCGGGAGCGGATAGGGCGCCGCAGGTTCTACAAGGCCACGGCGGCGCTGGCCGGGATCTGGGCGGCGCTGCTTCTCTCGGGATGGGTCGCCTGGGAGCTGCGGCAGTCGGCGGTCGAGGAACTGCGCGCGAAGGCGGAGTCGATGGCGGCGCCCGCCGAAGAGGCGCGCGAAATTCAGCGGCGGATCCGTTCGATGGAGCAGTTCGGGGATCGGTCGCGTTCGGCGCTGGAATGCCTGCGCGAAGTCAGCGGGCTGCTTCCGGAGGGCGTGGAACTCTCCGCTTATCACTACCGCAAGAACCGGGCGCTGGCGTTGCGCGGCAGCGGGCCGGACGACCAGACGGTCTACGAGTTTTTCGAACGTCTGGCGACGACGGAACTCTTCGCAGAGTTGCGGGACCAGCGCGTCATGACGGAGCGGCGCGAAGGAAAGCGGGTCTCGCAGTTTTCCGTGACCGCCGTGCTGGAGGACGAGGCATGA
- the gspM gene encoding type II secretion system protein GspM, translating into MTFRPREMVLAWITLAVVLAGLTYAFGVPALRRWSEMAGEREELETRISLYRGILDRSAAWSDRLAEVREKVPVYKENISVTPKLLKDIKSIADRHELELLRTQPTPEEKAGALCEISVSCHWQGSLEAITRFLFDLQQQKWRFDIRQLYISPSQKEGDVLQGTMSIFCAYRRADDREEKQTDET; encoded by the coding sequence ATGACGTTCCGCCCGAGAGAGATGGTGCTGGCCTGGATCACGCTGGCCGTGGTGCTGGCCGGACTGACCTATGCGTTCGGCGTGCCTGCCCTGCGGCGCTGGAGCGAAATGGCCGGGGAGCGTGAGGAACTGGAGACGCGCATCTCGCTGTACCGGGGGATCCTGGATCGCAGCGCCGCCTGGTCCGACCGGCTTGCCGAGGTGCGGGAAAAGGTTCCGGTCTATAAAGAAAACATTTCGGTCACGCCGAAGCTTTTGAAGGATATCAAGTCGATCGCAGACCGGCACGAACTCGAACTATTACGCACTCAGCCGACCCCGGAGGAAAAAGCGGGGGCCTTGTGCGAAATCTCCGTATCGTGCCACTGGCAGGGTTCGCTCGAGGCGATCACCCGTTTTCTCTTCGATCTCCAGCAGCAGAAGTGGCGTTTCGATATCCGCCAGCTGTATATTTCTCCTTCGCAGAAGGAGGGGGACGTATTACAAGGGACCATGAGTATTTTCTGTGCATACCGGCGCGCGGACGACCGGGAGGAGAAGCAGACCGATGAGACGTAA
- the gspD gene encoding type II secretion system secretin GspD, whose translation MRRNAGRWLKSGLVGILALTAVCAPAPGAEQEATISLSFESAPLDQVLNLYAEWTKRTIIRDPKVDAKITLRGRDLTRDEAKQAIETVLAMHDVGLVPAGKKFLKVVPAAEVQRDGVDIGIIEDSRGLPESSQPVTRIVSVDHVTALEAQETLKPMLHGYGNIQSLERSNSLIITAAADNMKRLLEVLKFIDRAPEKIEPRIYQLSHAKAGDVAKKLQELIDVVQEDRGGGKAPQARRQAPPGVMRPPDGKGNGDSDSAPGAGGGARPAGSGRDEMFDGFVQIVSDERTNILIVFSRPDNFDFFDNIINVLDVPVEPAVTVEVLKLEYADAEEISGILNQFVGAASEDRTEGGAATPGDGESQRVSQRINEFLERRGFAARVESGAAEADIGKLSAETKILADMRTNSLLLMGRKGDIAAIKTIIRDLDVMLSQVLIEAAIIEVQLSDKLETGINWLQKLAHENEEYAFGFASDKTPFLSAATNLISPGKLTYYTTLADADFKAVVNLAASASDARILSTPVVLTTDNTEAKIIIGEQRPIVTSTSLSEGGVASSRFEYKDIGIQLTVTPHINPENFVIMDILQTADQVGDTVTIDDNEVPVVLKREISASVAVDDGATVVLGGLVNSEDRGSEAKIPVLGDIPLLGRLFKSDSDENRRSELLVLLTPYVLTSPGEAERITRELREKTDSGDMLDEDRPLKELRKAPPEAGTGLSG comes from the coding sequence ATGAGACGTAACGCAGGGCGGTGGTTGAAGAGCGGGCTGGTGGGGATCCTGGCGCTGACTGCGGTGTGCGCGCCGGCGCCGGGCGCGGAGCAGGAAGCCACGATCTCGTTGAGTTTTGAGTCCGCGCCCCTGGATCAGGTGCTCAACCTGTACGCGGAATGGACGAAACGCACCATCATCCGCGATCCGAAGGTCGATGCGAAGATCACGCTGCGCGGCCGTGATCTCACCCGCGATGAGGCGAAGCAGGCGATCGAAACCGTCCTGGCCATGCATGACGTGGGGCTTGTGCCGGCGGGAAAGAAGTTCCTCAAAGTGGTGCCCGCCGCGGAGGTGCAGAGGGACGGTGTGGACATCGGCATCATCGAAGACAGCCGGGGGCTGCCCGAATCGTCGCAGCCGGTCACGAGGATCGTCAGCGTGGACCACGTGACGGCCCTCGAAGCCCAGGAGACTCTCAAGCCCATGCTGCACGGGTACGGGAATATTCAGTCGCTCGAGCGCAGCAACAGCCTGATCATCACCGCGGCGGCCGACAATATGAAACGGCTGCTTGAGGTCTTGAAGTTCATCGATCGCGCTCCGGAGAAGATCGAGCCGCGCATCTACCAGCTCTCCCACGCGAAAGCCGGCGATGTAGCCAAAAAGCTTCAGGAGCTGATCGACGTGGTCCAGGAGGACCGCGGCGGAGGCAAGGCGCCTCAGGCACGCCGACAGGCCCCGCCGGGTGTGATGCGGCCGCCGGACGGGAAAGGGAACGGCGATTCGGACTCCGCGCCCGGAGCGGGCGGGGGAGCTCGGCCCGCGGGAAGCGGCAGGGACGAGATGTTCGACGGATTTGTTCAGATCGTGTCGGACGAGCGCACCAATATCCTGATCGTCTTTTCGCGGCCGGATAACTTCGATTTCTTTGACAACATCATCAATGTGCTCGACGTCCCGGTCGAGCCGGCCGTGACCGTCGAGGTGCTCAAACTCGAGTACGCCGATGCCGAGGAGATTTCAGGGATTCTGAATCAGTTTGTGGGCGCGGCCTCGGAAGACCGGACCGAGGGCGGTGCGGCGACGCCGGGTGACGGCGAATCCCAGCGCGTGAGCCAGCGCATCAATGAGTTCCTCGAACGGCGGGGTTTCGCCGCGCGGGTCGAGTCCGGGGCGGCTGAAGCCGATATCGGCAAGCTGTCCGCCGAAACCAAGATCCTGGCGGATATGAGAACCAACTCGCTCCTGCTGATGGGGCGCAAGGGCGATATCGCCGCCATCAAGACCATTATCCGCGATCTCGACGTCATGCTTTCGCAGGTCCTCATCGAAGCGGCCATTATCGAGGTGCAGCTCAGCGACAAGCTGGAGACGGGCATCAACTGGCTCCAGAAGCTGGCGCATGAGAACGAGGAGTACGCATTCGGATTTGCCTCCGATAAGACCCCGTTCCTGAGCGCCGCGACGAACCTGATATCCCCCGGCAAACTGACGTATTACACCACGCTCGCCGACGCCGATTTCAAGGCGGTGGTCAATCTCGCCGCCTCGGCCTCCGATGCGCGCATCCTCTCCACGCCGGTGGTCCTGACCACCGACAACACGGAGGCAAAGATCATCATCGGCGAACAGCGTCCGATTGTGACCTCCACCAGCCTCAGCGAGGGTGGGGTGGCGAGTTCGCGCTTCGAGTACAAGGATATCGGGATCCAGCTTACGGTGACACCGCACATCAACCCGGAGAACTTCGTCATTATGGACATCCTCCAGACGGCGGACCAGGTCGGGGATACGGTGACGATCGACGATAACGAAGTGCCGGTGGTGCTGAAACGCGAGATCAGCGCCTCGGTGGCGGTGGACGACGGCGCGACGGTCGTGCTCGGGGGGCTGGTCAACAGCGAGGACCGCGGATCGGAAGCGAAGATTCCGGTGCTCGGCGACATCCCGCTGCTCGGCCGTCTGTTCAAGAGCGACAGCGATGAGAACCGCCGCTCAGAGTTGCTGGTTCTGCTTACGCCCTACGTGTTGACCAGTCCCGGGGAGGCCGAACGGATCACGCGTGAGCTGCGCGAAAAGACGGACAGCGGCGATATGCTGGACGAGGACCGACCGCTTAAAGAGCTGCGGAAAGCGCCGCCGGAGGCCGGAACCGGCCTCAGCGGCTGA
- a CDS encoding lipopolysaccharide assembly protein LapA domain-containing protein: MRMIWALVLIGVCVLLYIFNRGHIDLNLLLFTVKKAQLALVLLGFTAAGVVIGFLLR; the protein is encoded by the coding sequence ATGAGGATGATCTGGGCACTGGTGCTGATCGGCGTATGCGTGCTGCTCTATATATTCAACCGCGGTCACATCGATCTGAACCTGCTCCTTTTCACGGTGAAGAAGGCGCAGCTCGCCCTGGTGCTGCTGGGGTTCACCGCCGCGGGCGTAGTGATCGGTTTTTTGCTGAGGTAG